In Acanthopagrus latus isolate v.2019 chromosome 6, fAcaLat1.1, whole genome shotgun sequence, the genomic window TGCACACATTTGTCAACTACAGCCATAATTAAAACAGCACAGAACACCAGAAGCTAAAGCAGGAAATGGTCTGAACAAGAATAATTTATGATGCAAAAGTTGCACTGTGACTTTAAATTTGTAATGACACCATCCTGTTCTACTCCTCGACTCTTGAGAAATCACTTGTCAAGCCAGATTCAGACAGCAGGAAACATGTGCATACAAGAAAACTTTCACTTTGCTAAGTTATAACAAGCACCTGCAAATCACCTGATTTACTCTAGGGTAAAAAAAACCATAACTGTTCAGTATCTGTGAACAGACAAGCACTCACAGCATGAACAGGAGAGGCGATATCAACATGGACCCAAACACCAGGCCAATCAAAGCCCAAGTGGGAACCAATAAAGAGGCCAGCACAGGAGCTCTGGGCATTCTCCCGGTCCTGTcaaaacacaaggaaaacatcagaaacatcagtgaaagaaattataaacacaacaacaattaGACCCAGGTGAACATGCCAAATTCCGCCATGTAAAGTGACGAGGCATTGTCAACAACCGGTTGTGGCACGTAAATAAGGACGGAATTGGGACGCAGTCTTTTCAAGGACattttattactggacacagtTTTGGAGGCAGAGCCCTGGTCATTCTTATTAAATCAGCTGAGTGGTGTTTTGAAGCTTGATGCTGAAAAACTTGATGTTCTGATTATGAATGTACCTGACTTGCTGACTAAACTTCCACTTTAGCACCTGCCAGACTTGAgtggggataaaataatttcatcatGCAGCTCTTGTAGAcattccaaatgttattggaccaaatggctcaaattatgatagTGAAACAAGTTATTTTGGTCAGGTTTTGAGTTTGATGAATGTGTCACTCACTGCCACAGAGTTCTTCATGTCAGCCATAGCAGAGGTGAACTCGCTGAAGTGCAGCTCCGGGCAGAAGACCAGAGGATGAGCAAGATCTCCGCTGCTTCGGCCAGCGCGCACACATGCGACCTCCCACTGCTCGCTGTTGGTCATCACAGCTGCATGGTACTTCCCTGTGGAGATCCCCtgcacaacagaaacaacaaaaacatttagataaaaAGACAATACCTGCTAATGTTATCCTTATGATGAAGGTAAAAGTCCTCTGTTTCATACTTGCTGTGAAAGACTAAACAGATTGTAGAAGGCTGTCACCAACCTGTGCTCCAGTCAGTGTGGCCATGTCCAGAATTATATCAGCTGACAGATCTTTGCTGGCATACACAACTCCATCAGCCAGCACCAGCCTGCCCTCTGCATCAGTGTTGTTGATCTCCACTGTCCttcagaattaaaaacaaaacaaaacacatgagccacaaatcaaacatttatacCACAACCCACATTCATTCCTGTTGATTTAGATTGTGAACTATTAGACACAGTTGGTGTAATCATACTAAATCAGGGTAATTTGAAACAAGAAAGATTCCTACTTTCCAGAGTAGAGAGTGTGGATATCATCAGGTCGTGTGGCTGTGGGCCCGACTGCATTCTCTGCGAGGCAAAACACTGCATGGAGGTTATCCTTAAAGCCCTGAagcaaacagaggagggagtCTGATTAAAAATTCTGCTGCTGGGAAACAGATGAGGCTAACATGACAGCTGCTGTGGGATAAGATAAAAAGGTCACCTCACCTGTTTAATGGTTGCTTTGAAAGCTCCCAAAAtggcagcagctccaccacagTCCCTCTTCATCCCTGGCATTGTGGTCTAGAAAGACAAGtatacaaccacacacacacacgatgaaaTGTGATTGCTGATGTCACTTAAAATGAATCTCTTGCATGCATCGAGCTGCACAGTGACCCAGTAGTCAATTATTTTTACACTTGTACATATTTGTAAACCAGTGAGCTCCACATTTCTATTTGCATATGACCTTACATTAACTGGTGCATGCAACAGCAGCTACATGTGAACGGATTACTGAGAATAGACTTAAAGCTTAACAGGTCAGGGGTGTCAGAGTGGGTAGGTTTGAGGATCACCAAGACAACCGCAGAATAGGACATTCACAACTAATGCATTTTAGTATTCATTAGTGAATTAATTGAAGTAGTCGAATAGTTGCAGGTGATTAAGATATTAGAAGGTCATCACAAAAGCTCCGATTAGCCTACTATGATGCATTGTGATGGCACTTGTTACGGCACTGAGCTAAAATCTCAGTTGAACCATTATTCTACACAAATGCTGTGACGATTATTACGATTATTCTGTGAGACCCCTCCTGCAGTTCAGTTTTTATGAGAGTCACTTGTCATATTGTCAGTTTGAGCTGTAAAATGATTTGTCACTCCACAGGATCAGAATGATAATTACTGTAGTGATGTTCTTTTCTACATTAGCATAACAATGACAGATTGTTTCTTCTTGAGGTTCTTCTTGATGTTGATGAATAACAGTACCTTTCCCTTGATGCTGAGTCCTCCAGTGTCATACACGATGCCCTTGCCCACCCATGCAATGGTTTGAGTTGCACCATCTGGTGTGTGGCTCAAGACTGCTAATGCAGGAAGATGCTCTGCTGCCTTGCCAACTCCATAAATACCTGTCAGAATAAATAGTAACGTTATGTATGCTTATTGCTCCACAAAGATTTACGGTTTCCCCAATATTTGAGTTCGAAAGTTTAATATCTCTTAGGACTTGTGTAAGAAGaacttttaacaaaaatgtcaaacacgcAAGTGGATTTAGGATTACTGAGTGGATGAATGCAAAGATTAATCTTTTATGACCACTAAAcataaattattaattactTAAAAGTAATGTGCAACCATTTGGAATACGAAGATGATGACAATGAgaataatgaaagaaaacaggtgTATCTAACTAAGAATTACACCGTCTCCTATAGAAACAAAATAGAACTTACAATCATTGTTACTGCTGTGATTTAGCAGTCAATATGTAGAATGTGCACCAATTACAGACATGGTACTGTACCTCCAAAGCCTCTCTGTTTCAGTTCTTCACCACGAATGATCACTGGAGTAATTCCAAGCTCAGTTCCCACAGCCTTGACTTcctgaaaacagaaatggatGTCTGTGACAGGAAGTTGCATCAAAATAACTATTTAGAAATGTTCTTGTAGTAATGCCAGCAAAAATTCCTCAAGAAGAACAGTTTCACTTACATCTAGGAAGTGATCTGTATTCATCTCATTGCATGGTGTGTCCACAATGCGAGCTGCCAGCCGCACCCCATCAGCAGCGTTGGAGAGACACTGAACAGGAGAAAGATGGTTGAATAACATGTTTATGCTGCGTCCTAAAGGGCTCTTAAGTTAtcgagataaaaaaaaaaaaaagtcagaaaaacagcattaccTTAAGTTCTGAGACATCCAAAGGACTGTTCTCCTGCCCGACGATCACAAACTCCACAGTGACGTGCTTCTTCTCAGACCTGCGTGAGGATGAGGAGCGGCGAGAGAAGATGGGGAAGGCCCTGGCAATGGCACAGGAGGAGGCAAACACATCCGAACGTTCACACACcatctggagaggaaacaaataTATCATATCAGCCACCTCGTCCACTTCCACTAGATGACCCACATTTAAGTACCATAGGACTCCCAGAAGGAGTCGCAAAATTATGAAACAGAGGATCTCTTCTGTATCTAAAAGTGCTGTTTGACCTCTCTGGAGGAGGTcggagaaataaaagaaaatccccGTTAAAATGGTAATTATGATGTGATAGGCAGCTACATATAATAAAGATACTAACCACAATGCAGCGGTTGTTCCCTCCAGGCAGGCAGGAGCGGACCAGACGGGACAGAAAGTGGGCAGAAGAAGGGCTGTTGTGCCTGCTGACCCGTGAAGGGAGTGCGGCCACTGTAGCAAGGTTGAGGTACAGAGGGCAGTTGTCAGTGGGGTTTGGGTTCAAAGCACCAAGAGCTGCCTGCCAggtctgaaaaaaacattgacaaatCTGATATTTTAGATTCACAGCAGACATAGACAGCAGGGACAATTAGTATTAATTCattgattgattaactgatcCAATTGACAGGAAATTAATCTGCAACCACTTAGGTAACcaattaattattaaattaattatcAGGTTCTACTTGATCAATTGAGAGGATCTGACCTCATGAAATAATAGAGTGAAAATCTTTGGGGTTTAGACAATCAATGAAAATTACATGGAGTTTGAGTCCCAGCCCAGATGAAGGGttccaggatttttttcattaaatttttcAGGTTAGAATTCATGGATGttgatgaaaagaaattaaataaataatcaggcctgtttcagtgtgaatacaaaaggggactgttggccCCAAGTGCCATTCTACAAACAACTAGTATAGTTAATTGAgaaattatcatcatcatcatcatcatcacagcccTAAAGTCGTCAAAGACCATCTCTAAAACCTTAATACAATTTCATTTTAAGATTAGGGCTGGTTCAAGATTCATAACGCCCACTCTTAACAGACATAACAACTGTACAGACCAAAACCAGTAGGAAAACAGATAATATGTGAGTGGGAAAtctgaaacacagttttaaagCCAGAGGCTTCCCAGTGTTGGGTAATCATTGTCAGAGGATACTGAGGAGCTTTGTGAAAGGCAGGAAGCCGTTCTTTGACCTCACAGACTCTTTTATAGTCTGACTGTCACCGTCGCACGACCTCATCTCAAGACATTGCCCGACAGTCTTTAACTCACAGCTTAATTAGATCTCTATAGGAAAACATGAGAGCAGCAGGGTATTTTTGTCAATGCCATGAACACTGGTTTCAGACTTGATATCAATTAACGTTACACTCACGGCCATagattaatgaaaaataataataataataataataattgtcaA contains:
- the npepl1 gene encoding probable aminopeptidase NPEPL1 — encoded protein: MANVVLEFKASAGDSEPQNRPVLIVGQQAILQQVNWSQIKGKLQPVVSKETWQAALGALNPNPTDNCPLYLNLATVAALPSRVSRHNSPSSAHFLSRLVRSCLPGGNNRCIVMVCERSDVFASSCAIARAFPIFSRRSSSSRRSEKKHVTVEFVIVGQENSPLDVSELKCLSNAADGVRLAARIVDTPCNEMNTDHFLDEVKAVGTELGITPVIIRGEELKQRGFGGIYGVGKAAEHLPALAVLSHTPDGATQTIAWVGKGIVYDTGGLSIKGKTTMPGMKRDCGGAAAILGAFKATIKQGFKDNLHAVFCLAENAVGPTATRPDDIHTLYSGKTVEINNTDAEGRLVLADGVVYASKDLSADIILDMATLTGAQGISTGKYHAAVMTNSEQWEVACVRAGRSSGDLAHPLVFCPELHFSEFTSAMADMKNSVADRENAQSSCAGLFIGSHLGFDWPGVWVHVDIASPVHAGERATGFGVALLMALFGQASDDSLLNKVSPLGAATNTSEDQMERDCKRRRLV